In a genomic window of Pseudomonadota bacterium:
- a CDS encoding site-2 protease family protein — MNIENFIRDLTILAPPFLLALTVHEVAHGRVAYRLGDPTAYNQGRLTLNPLKHLDPIGTICFFIMKIGWAKPVPVNPIYFKNPRKDMLWVSLAGPGANFMLAIASAILAKVLSLAAPLIPNFFLWPLLNMVAASIWINIMFGVFNLVPIPPLDGSKILMGLLPDGLARSYARVDRYGFIVLLILFYTGILPRLIRPIITFAHGIIAG, encoded by the coding sequence ATGAATATAGAAAATTTTATCAGGGATCTCACTATCCTTGCCCCGCCATTTCTGCTCGCCCTCACAGTCCATGAAGTCGCCCACGGGCGCGTTGCCTACCGTCTCGGCGACCCGACGGCATATAATCAGGGACGCCTCACCTTGAATCCCCTCAAGCATCTGGACCCCATCGGCACCATCTGTTTTTTCATCATGAAAATCGGCTGGGCCAAGCCGGTGCCGGTGAACCCGATATATTTCAAAAATCCCAGAAAGGACATGCTCTGGGTTTCCCTTGCCGGACCCGGTGCAAATTTCATGCTGGCCATTGCCAGCGCAATTCTCGCAAAAGTCCTGAGTCTTGCCGCACCGCTGATTCCAAACTTTTTTCTGTGGCCGTTGCTGAATATGGTTGCGGCAAGCATCTGGATTAATATCATGTTCGGCGTCTTCAATCTTGTACCCATCCCGCCCCTTGACGGCAGCAAGATTCTCATGGGCCTGCTTCCCGACGGTCTTGCCCGCTCCTATGCCCGGGTGGATCGCTACGGATTCATTGTCCTCCTGATCCTTTTTTATACCGGAATCCTCCCCAGGCTGATCCGGCCGATCATCACCTTTGCCCACGGCATCATTGCCGGATAA
- a CDS encoding HAMP domain-containing protein, giving the protein MQPARKKLGNYIIIAFFLNVFAILSLGGVCILMVKDIVHNITELEDESSNVSRADDINNKTHEMIFAIHQAIINIDKYYLDYAINIVDDVENKVSLYKAEEESSTKPHNKEEVKILEQMLADFAGLRKEINSIHKTFSETGKLDKTSISKLERHASAIQNQAVKLNKIHFEIINVLVHESHNKMYFILLLYLVSALVGILASVVGYIILTRNTVFPIKNLAFATQKVADGDLSIRVQTKSATEIGALYDSFNVMTERLEKHEKQREEFKLELERQVRERTSELRAANESLRKAQVDLIRMEKIATLGQIATTVNHEIKTPLNSLYMNLQLLTKKINKSELQDDAAKDGMLAVTAIIDSEIVRINEILEEFVKYARFSSPVLKENDLNEVIRNVAQMINQNAEKSNVAIELSLDDNNGLSMIDAKKMTQAILNLCVNAIQAMPDGGRLFIGTHQTKQYIITTIADTGTGISKEDLEKIFDPFFTKKEKGLGFGLSIVQRIIEDQKGWISCFSELGEFTIFEIVLPTLDLNHKQLQQEG; this is encoded by the coding sequence ATGCAACCAGCCAGAAAAAAACTGGGAAATTACATCATCATCGCCTTCTTTCTCAATGTCTTTGCGATCTTGAGCCTTGGCGGGGTCTGTATCCTGATGGTCAAAGACATCGTCCACAATATCACCGAGCTTGAGGATGAAAGCAGCAATGTGAGCCGCGCCGATGATATCAACAATAAAACCCATGAGATGATTTTTGCCATCCACCAGGCAATCATCAATATTGATAAATACTATCTGGATTATGCAATCAACATTGTCGACGACGTCGAAAATAAGGTGTCGCTCTATAAAGCCGAAGAAGAATCAAGCACCAAACCTCACAATAAAGAAGAGGTAAAGATCCTGGAGCAGATGCTTGCAGATTTCGCCGGCCTTCGCAAGGAAATCAACTCCATCCACAAAACGTTTTCCGAAACCGGCAAACTTGACAAAACCTCTATTTCTAAACTTGAGCGCCACGCAAGCGCCATCCAGAACCAGGCGGTTAAACTTAATAAAATCCATTTTGAAATCATTAATGTCCTGGTCCATGAATCCCATAATAAAATGTACTTCATCCTGTTGCTCTACCTGGTCTCAGCCCTGGTTGGCATTCTTGCCTCGGTTGTCGGCTATATCATCCTTACCCGGAACACGGTGTTTCCCATAAAAAATCTTGCCTTTGCCACCCAGAAGGTTGCAGACGGCGACCTTTCCATCCGCGTTCAAACCAAATCAGCAACGGAGATCGGCGCTCTTTATGATTCCTTCAACGTCATGACCGAACGTCTTGAAAAACACGAAAAACAACGGGAAGAATTTAAATTGGAACTGGAACGCCAGGTCCGGGAAAGGACCTCGGAACTGCGGGCGGCAAACGAATCGTTGCGAAAGGCCCAGGTCGATCTGATCCGCATGGAAAAAATCGCCACTCTGGGCCAGATCGCCACCACGGTGAATCACGAGATCAAGACGCCGCTCAATTCACTGTATATGAACCTGCAGCTGCTCACCAAAAAGATCAACAAGAGCGAATTGCAGGATGATGCCGCCAAAGACGGCATGCTTGCCGTTACCGCCATCATCGACAGTGAAATTGTCAGAATCAATGAAATCCTTGAAGAATTTGTCAAATACGCGCGGTTTTCCTCGCCGGTGCTCAAGGAAAACGACCTCAACGAGGTTATCCGCAATGTGGCGCAGATGATCAATCAGAACGCCGAGAAATCCAACGTCGCCATCGAGCTTTCCCTGGATGACAACAACGGTCTTTCGATGATTGATGCCAAGAAGATGACCCAGGCGATTCTCAATCTCTGCGTCAATGCCATCCAGGCGATGCCGGACGGCGGCCGGCTGTTTATCGGCACCCACCAGACCAAACAGTACATTATTACAACTATTGCTGATACCGGTACCGGCATTTCCAAGGAAGATCTTGAAAAAATCTTTGATCCGTTCTTCACTAAAAAGGAAAAGGGCCTGGGGTTCGGCTTATCCATTGTTCAAAGAATTATTGAAGACCAGAAGGGCTGGATAAGCTGCTTCAGCGAATTAGGGGAATTTACGATTTTTGAAATTGTCCTGCCGACCCTCGACCTTAACCACAAACAGCTCCAGCAAGAGGGTTGA
- a CDS encoding CBS domain-containing protein: MEVITTHLNADFDAMASMVMAKKLYPDAVCVFSGSQEKNLRDFFVESIHYYGVQRLKNINLDEITKLIIVDTRQPKRIGNFQQLLDKEGVEVHIFDHHQDAPGDIKGDYEVIRPVGSTSTILTDLFRKNRTKITPEEATILAMAIHEDTGSFTFDSTTADDLKAMAWLLKKGADLHKISQFVAKELTTGEVSLLHELIRSATTYTIRGIDIVVAKISVPDYVDEFAMLVRRFLVMENLNTLFAIARMDDRIYLIARSRIPEVNVGKIALDFGGGGHASAASATIKNMTLIEAEEKLIQLLHKHVSPESFARDLMSSPVISVKPDVPIKDANQTLTRYNITVLPVFKDKKKILGLISRRVVEKAIFHGLGDLPVSEYMSTDFVTLPPSSSLSDIEELIIEHRQRFIPVVSDKGIMGVITRTDLLNLLVNDPARLPKNLLSENDQPSTERNRNLNSLMVEALSRDIIILLRTIGEVAKKNNCAAYAVGGFVRDLLLHVDNLDLDIVIEGDGVDFARKLAAHLGGEVRIHEKFSTAVVKLPDGFKIDVATARLEYYAYPAAMPTVELSSIKLDLYRRDFTVNAMAIHLNPEKFGIMVDFFNCQSDLKDRQIRILHNLSFVEDPTRIFRAIRFEQRMGFTLGKHTEKLIKNAVRMDLFNRFSGRRFFGELQLILSEEDPLPAINRLNQFNLLKFLSPTLKLDQRLKHILDDTQKAIAWHKLLYLNEPCQLWMVYLLALTARTPMNEVLSFCINFEVPEKYRQILIKEKSDVYKIDQSLHRRTPFRASEAYWLLHDLSHEGVLYLMGITKKKSAKKLISHYFTTLRHMKTFTTGAVLKKMGYPAGPIYRTILNHVLEAKLDGLVKTRKEERSMIKELYPLADYAGKPTGTE, from the coding sequence ATGGAAGTAATCACCACACATCTCAATGCCGATTTCGATGCCATGGCCTCAATGGTCATGGCAAAAAAACTGTACCCGGATGCGGTGTGCGTTTTTTCCGGCTCACAGGAAAAAAACCTCCGGGATTTCTTCGTCGAATCAATCCATTATTACGGTGTACAGCGGCTCAAAAATATCAATCTTGACGAGATTACCAAACTGATCATTGTTGATACGCGCCAGCCGAAAAGAATCGGAAATTTCCAGCAACTCCTTGATAAAGAAGGAGTCGAGGTGCATATTTTCGACCATCATCAGGATGCCCCGGGCGATATCAAGGGTGATTATGAGGTGATCCGCCCGGTGGGCTCCACCTCGACAATCCTTACCGATCTGTTCAGAAAAAACCGCACGAAAATAACCCCTGAAGAAGCAACTATTCTGGCCATGGCCATTCATGAAGACACCGGTTCATTCACCTTTGACTCAACCACTGCTGATGATCTCAAAGCAATGGCCTGGCTCCTGAAAAAAGGCGCTGATCTTCACAAAATATCCCAGTTCGTCGCCAAGGAGCTCACAACCGGTGAAGTCTCTCTTCTGCACGAACTGATCCGCTCGGCCACAACCTATACGATCAGGGGAATCGATATTGTTGTCGCCAAAATTTCCGTACCCGACTACGTCGACGAGTTTGCCATGCTGGTCCGCCGCTTTCTGGTGATGGAAAATCTCAACACGCTTTTTGCCATCGCCCGGATGGACGATCGGATTTATCTTATCGCCAGAAGCCGGATTCCGGAGGTAAACGTCGGAAAAATAGCGCTGGATTTCGGCGGCGGCGGGCATGCCTCGGCAGCTTCGGCAACCATCAAGAACATGACACTCATCGAGGCGGAAGAAAAACTCATCCAACTGCTTCACAAACATGTCAGCCCGGAAAGTTTTGCCCGGGATCTCATGTCTTCACCGGTTATCTCGGTCAAGCCTGATGTGCCGATCAAAGATGCCAACCAGACACTCACCCGCTACAACATCACAGTGCTTCCGGTATTCAAGGACAAAAAGAAAATTCTCGGACTCATCTCCCGCCGGGTTGTTGAAAAGGCCATCTTTCACGGCTTAGGCGACCTGCCGGTGTCTGAATACATGAGCACTGATTTTGTGACATTACCGCCGTCATCCTCTCTTTCGGATATTGAGGAACTGATAATCGAGCATCGCCAGCGATTCATCCCGGTTGTCTCAGACAAGGGAATCATGGGCGTAATCACCCGCACCGACCTGCTCAATCTCCTGGTCAATGATCCTGCCCGGCTTCCTAAAAATCTGCTTTCGGAAAACGATCAGCCGTCCACGGAACGGAACAGAAATCTCAACAGCCTCATGGTGGAAGCCCTTTCCAGAGATATCATCATCCTGCTCCGCACCATCGGCGAAGTTGCCAAAAAGAACAATTGCGCGGCCTATGCCGTGGGCGGATTTGTCCGGGACCTGCTGCTCCATGTTGACAATCTTGATCTGGATATCGTCATTGAGGGAGACGGCGTCGACTTTGCAAGAAAACTTGCCGCACATCTTGGCGGTGAGGTGAGAATTCATGAAAAATTCAGCACTGCCGTGGTCAAATTACCGGATGGTTTCAAAATTGACGTGGCAACGGCTCGGCTTGAATATTATGCTTATCCCGCGGCCATGCCCACCGTGGAACTCTCATCGATAAAACTTGACCTTTACCGCCGGGATTTCACGGTCAATGCCATGGCGATTCATCTGAATCCTGAAAAATTCGGCATCATGGTCGATTTTTTCAATTGCCAGAGCGACCTCAAGGATCGTCAGATTCGAATCCTGCACAATTTGAGTTTTGTCGAGGACCCGACCAGGATCTTCCGGGCAATCCGTTTCGAGCAGCGCATGGGGTTTACCCTTGGAAAGCATACGGAAAAACTCATTAAGAATGCCGTGCGCATGGACCTGTTCAACAGATTTTCCGGACGCAGGTTCTTTGGCGAGCTGCAACTGATTCTTTCGGAAGAAGACCCTCTGCCGGCAATAAACCGCCTGAATCAATTCAATCTGCTGAAATTCCTGAGCCCGACTCTCAAGCTTGATCAGCGCCTCAAACACATACTGGACGACACACAGAAAGCCATTGCCTGGCATAAACTCCTGTATCTCAATGAACCCTGCCAGCTATGGATGGTCTACCTGCTGGCGCTCACCGCCCGAACGCCGATGAATGAAGTCCTGTCTTTTTGCATTAATTTTGAAGTGCCGGAAAAATACCGCCAGATCCTGATCAAAGAAAAAAGCGACGTGTACAAAATCGACCAGTCACTCCACCGCCGGACGCCTTTCAGGGCAAGCGAGGCATACTGGCTGCTGCATGATCTGAGTCATGAAGGTGTGCTCTACCTCATGGGGATAACCAAAAAGAAATCTGCAAAAAAACTGATTTCCCATTACTTTACCACGCTGCGCCACATGAAAACTTTTACAACCGGTGCGGTTCTTAAAAAAATGGGGTATCCTGCCGGACCGATCTACCGGACAATCCTCAATCATGTTCTTGAGGCTAAACTTGACGGCCTGGTCAAAACACGCAAAGAAGAACGCTCCATGATCAAGGAGCTGTATCCTCTGGCTGATTATGCCGGGAAGCCCACGGGGACAGAATAA
- the xerD gene encoding site-specific tyrosine recombinase XerD: MSASQSKSTQIFKSNLDIFLHYLAAERRLSENTLSSYHSDINFFIASMTNAGIHDPAKVETRHIRNFLASCNKEGLSSRSMARRVSTLRAFFRFLLAEKIITKDPTGIIDLPKPKRTLPKVLTITEVSTLLEGPDSGIPLDLRNTAMLHLLYASGMRVSELVKLPVASLNITAGHLRVLGKGSKERLIPFGEQARDKITIYLEDGRGRILNHRHSDFLFVTKRGTAMTRLRFWQIIQETATRAGIRKKISPHVLRHSFATHLLENGADLRSVQLMLGHSDIATTQIYTHVDSNRLKSIHQKFHPRG, encoded by the coding sequence ATGTCAGCCTCCCAAAGCAAATCCACCCAGATTTTCAAATCCAACCTGGATATATTTCTCCACTATCTGGCCGCGGAACGCCGCCTTTCTGAAAACACCCTTTCATCGTATCATTCAGATATCAATTTCTTTATCGCTTCCATGACCAATGCCGGCATCCATGATCCGGCAAAAGTTGAAACCCGGCATATCAGGAATTTTCTTGCGAGTTGCAATAAAGAAGGCCTTTCCTCCCGCAGCATGGCACGAAGGGTTTCAACGCTTCGTGCTTTTTTTCGTTTTCTGCTTGCCGAAAAAATAATCACAAAAGACCCCACCGGAATTATCGATCTGCCCAAACCCAAGCGCACCCTGCCAAAGGTCCTTACCATAACAGAAGTCTCAACTCTTCTTGAAGGGCCTGATTCAGGAATCCCCTTGGATTTACGAAATACCGCAATGCTCCACCTGCTGTATGCCTCCGGCATGCGTGTTTCAGAACTTGTCAAGCTGCCGGTTGCATCATTAAACATCACGGCCGGACATCTCCGGGTTCTGGGCAAAGGAAGCAAGGAACGCCTGATCCCTTTTGGCGAACAGGCAAGGGACAAAATTACAATCTATCTTGAAGACGGCCGCGGACGGATATTAAACCACCGGCACAGCGATTTTCTTTTTGTCACCAAGAGGGGCACGGCCATGACCCGGCTGCGCTTCTGGCAGATCATCCAGGAAACGGCCACCCGCGCAGGGATCAGGAAAAAAATCAGCCCTCACGTGCTTCGGCACTCCTTTGCCACGCACCTGCTTGAAAACGGCGCCGACCTTCGTTCTGTCCAGCTCATGCTGGGACACTCGGATATTGCCACAACCCAGATTTATACCCATGTTGACAGCAACCGCCTGAAATCTATTCACCAGAAGTTTCACCCCCGCGGCTAG